One Thermus oshimai DSM 12092 genomic window carries:
- a CDS encoding branched-chain amino acid ABC transporter permease — protein sequence MEFYLLTALNGLAYAAVLFLLASGLSLVYGVGRFLHLAHGGFYMLGGYLGYTAVRGLGDFWLALLAVALGAFVIGGVAERLVALVYGRGRELDQVLFTFGLAFVVSDLTRAVWGAAVLGLRPPPVLDRPVDLGLFPYPAYPLFLIGVGVAVALGLWALLRRTRFGLELRAAAGHGEMSQALGVDARGVLRRAYLLGVLLAALAGFLATPRIALAPGLDFTMLILALVVVVIGGLERVEGALVGSLLVGLADSFGKVFIPQFSLALVFGVMGLVLVVRPQGLLGGAR from the coding sequence ATGGAGTTCTACCTCCTCACCGCCTTGAATGGCCTGGCCTACGCGGCCGTGCTCTTCCTCCTGGCCTCGGGCCTCTCCCTGGTCTACGGGGTGGGGCGTTTCCTCCACCTGGCCCACGGGGGGTTCTACATGCTGGGGGGCTACCTGGGCTACACCGCTGTGCGGGGTCTAGGGGACTTCTGGCTGGCCCTCCTGGCCGTGGCCCTAGGGGCTTTCGTCATCGGAGGGGTAGCGGAGCGTCTGGTGGCCCTGGTCTACGGACGGGGACGGGAGCTGGACCAGGTCCTCTTCACCTTCGGCCTAGCTTTTGTCGTTTCCGACCTCACCCGGGCGGTCTGGGGCGCCGCCGTCTTAGGCCTCAGGCCGCCCCCTGTCCTGGACCGCCCCGTGGACCTCGGGCTTTTTCCCTATCCCGCCTACCCCCTCTTCCTCATCGGGGTGGGGGTTGCCGTGGCCCTGGGGCTTTGGGCCCTTCTGCGGCGCACCCGATTCGGCCTGGAGCTGAGGGCCGCGGCCGGCCATGGGGAGATGAGCCAGGCCCTGGGGGTGGACGCCCGCGGGGTCCTAAGGCGGGCCTACCTCCTGGGGGTCCTCCTGGCGGCCCTGGCCGGATTCCTGGCCACCCCCCGGATCGCCCTGGCCCCAGGCCTGGACTTCACCATGCTCATCCTGGCCCTGGTGGTGGTGGTGATCGGGGGGCTGGAGCGGGTGGAGGGGGCCCTGGTGGGCAGCCTCCTGGTGGGGCTTGCGGACAGCTTCGGCAAGGTCTTCATCCCTCAGTTCTCCCTGGCCCTGGTCTTCGGGGTCATGGGCCTGGTCCTGGTGGTGCGGCCTCAGGGTCTTCTAGGGGGTGCACGGTGA
- a CDS encoding branched-chain amino acid ABC transporter permease codes for MKGGFWPFLLPLALVPPALGGYPLYLATDVAVWALAATGQALLYRFTGLVSLGHAAFLGGGAYVGALLTRGQPEFFPLALLLAPVLGSAVALFLGALSLRSHGIFFLMLSLALAQLLYVLAKQGFPQITGGDDGLSGVPKPPFLESPGAYYLLALALLLGVLWAYHRFAQSPLGRTLEALRSNEARLEALGYPVRGYKLLAFGLSGALTALAGVLLAAHRGFVHPHDLAWHTSGALLVMAVIGGMTWTHGGLLGAAILILAEALLSTWTGLWNLFLGAVLMGVVLLPRLRRLASRRWTYGRA; via the coding sequence GTGAAAGGGGGATTCTGGCCCTTCCTCCTGCCCCTGGCCCTGGTGCCCCCGGCCCTCGGGGGGTACCCCCTCTACCTGGCCACGGACGTGGCCGTGTGGGCCCTGGCCGCCACGGGCCAGGCCCTCCTCTACCGCTTCACGGGCCTGGTCTCCCTGGGGCACGCCGCCTTCCTGGGGGGTGGGGCCTACGTGGGGGCCCTGCTCACCCGGGGCCAGCCGGAGTTTTTCCCCCTGGCCCTCCTCCTGGCCCCGGTCCTGGGCTCCGCCGTGGCCCTCTTCCTGGGGGCCCTCAGCCTGCGAAGCCACGGCATCTTCTTCCTGATGCTGAGCCTGGCCCTGGCCCAGCTCCTCTACGTCCTGGCCAAGCAGGGCTTCCCCCAGATCACGGGGGGGGACGACGGCCTGAGCGGGGTGCCCAAGCCCCCCTTCTTGGAGAGCCCCGGTGCCTACTACCTCCTGGCCCTGGCCCTTCTTCTGGGGGTCCTCTGGGCCTACCACCGCTTCGCCCAAAGCCCCCTAGGGCGGACCCTGGAGGCCCTCCGCTCCAACGAGGCCCGGCTGGAGGCCCTGGGCTACCCGGTGCGCGGGTATAAGCTCCTGGCGTTCGGCCTTTCCGGGGCCCTCACCGCTTTAGCCGGGGTCCTCCTAGCGGCCCACCGGGGGTTCGTCCACCCCCACGACCTAGCCTGGCACACCTCGGGGGCCCTCCTGGTGATGGCCGTGATCGGGGGGATGACCTGGACCCACGGGGGGCTTCTTGGGGCCGCGATCCTCATCCTGGCGGAGGCCTTGCTCAGCACCTGGACCGGGCTCTGGAACCTCTTTTTGGGGGCGGTCCTCATGGGGGTGGTGCTCCTCCCCAGGCTCCGGCGCCTAGCCTCACGGAGGTGGACTTATGGCCGCGCTTGA